The nucleotide sequence ttataattttgaaaatagtataaagaaattttatttaatgtcaTTGAATATTATAACTAGCCCTTGTTGCAAATAGTTTTCACCATGGAGAAATGAAACTCTGCTTCTGGGTTGAAGATTTGCACAATCCAGATTTGAAGAGTTGAGATCATTGTTTGTTGAATTTGCTGCAGGGATCCGAGTGTCGATCCACTTCTTCTCAGATCAGACTGGAATCAACTGAAGATTTATTGGAGCATCAAAATGATGAGAATGAGGACTTGTATCTGATGATCAATCAGATTAAGTTGTTGAACTCGGGCTCATTTGAGTACAGAAATATCTCACTTAGGTTAATTGAAATTTAACTTAAttgaattgattgattgattcaaCCTTTAAAAATCTGAAGTAGCCAAAGCCACACCTGATCAGACAAACAAGTAAGGGCATTCAAAAGCAGATTGTAGAAGAGCATAAAAATCTTGGGAGGATATTTAGCCATAGGTTTTGGGAGAATATTTGCATTAGATGGGTTCAATCCATCTAAAGCCATCTGATGTTAGATTGAAAGCCCTTGAACTTTCTGAAAAGAAAATACTTATGGAGACTGATGGGTTAGTGCCTCCCCTTCATATGCAAGTCTCAAGAACAGCAGGAGCATCTGTAGATGAAAAATCAGAAGGCCACATCTGGGTGTTCGCAAACTTTTTTTACAGTATCTATATAAATGTAGAGCAGATATACTGAACTTCATGCAAAAAATAACACATTGATCATGTAacatggaaaaaggaaaatggatcAAACAAAGACCTCATATCAAACTAAAACTAGAACACAGACCCCATTATCAAACCCTGCCGCCTCAGTAAAGACCTGCTTTGATTCTTTCTTCGAAACAACATTTAAGTCATGTTCGTGGACTTTCAGTATGAAGAGTTATGTCCCGGAAAACCTGCAGCCTGTTCCTTCTTTTTGGTCTTATGGTGCTTCCAGAAGTAGACATGGTATCATTTGCTGGAACAAATTTATAGCCTTCAAAGTTCAAGGCCTTCTTTGGCAATGGTGATGGACGGCAGTGCTCTGCAGGGTCTGGTTTCTGCTGCTGGTCAAAACACAAAGAACGCCGTGCAGTTGGATTATTCCTTGATGAAACATCACTTCCAGGTGTATTGTATCCATCCTTTAGATCAAAAGCTTCCAGCTTGTAGCTTACATTATCTATCTCGTGCACTGAAGGAGGAGTCTGATGGAATATGTTGGAATTGAGATTTTCATCATTAAAATCTTCTCCATGGCTCCAACCATCATACCACTTGTTTGGAGTTTGGAAAGAAAACGAGGGTTTCTGATAGCAGTAATCCAACTTACTTTCCAGGAAGACAGTTCTTCCAACTAGTAATTCttgctcttcttcttcaaccATATCTGCCCAgctcattttgtttttacttgtaGAGGAATCCTGGATTGGCAGCTGTGGATTTCCCTCAACTTGTTGGAGGCTCATCAGTTTTCCAGAgttctctctaaaacatttgcCATCAAAACTATATCTCAATCTCATATCCCTCATGACATGGATATCAGAGCTCTGTTCCCAACATTCTCCATCAGTGATAGTTGCTGGTGCTATTGCTTTATCAAGAGCTGTTGGTGATTTCAACTGCATACTGGGACTTGAATTACTTCCTTTCATCGCAAAATTGTTCTTCTCACCATTTTCCCAATAATACCTTTTACTGTCTCCATCTGCAGTAGGTTGCCCATCATTGAAGCTTGCAGGTGCTACTGCTTTACTGAAAGCTGCTGGTGATCTCGACTGCATACTGGGACTCAAATTGCTTTCTTTCACTGGAAATTTCTTCTGCTCAACATTTTCCCAGTAATTCCTTTGCTTGTCTCCATCCGCAACAGGTTGGCCATCATTGAAAGTTATTGGTGTTGCTGCCCTAGCTATTGGTGAAATCTGCTGCATACTGGGACTCGAGTTATTGTCATTCATTTGGAATTTCTTCAGTTCAACATTTCCCCAATAATTCCTTTCCCTGTTTCCATTTGCAACAGGTTGTGATTTCGATTCTATAACTGCTTCATTTTTCAGTTGGGAGTACTCATCACTCCCCCAAGAATTCCATTTCCAGTATCCATTGAGGGTAGAATAGGAGATGGGTTCAGTCACTACTTCACTTTCCACTCGAGTAATACCTCCCCATGACCCCCCAGGAGATGGTAAACTCTTTTCTGATGTTTGCAATGCGATTTTCAACTTTGCATTACTGGAAGCTTGTAGGCGTCCATCAGGATTTTGGGGTGCCATTGCTCCTGCTTCCTTGGCTATGGGGTCCTCAAATGATAGCTTACGACCTGGGCTGTCTGCTGTGTTCTCTCCCCAGGTACTCTTTCTCTGATCTGCCTTACTGAGCAAGCATGGACCTCTTCTCTGTTCAGTGGATGGGAATTTTGAATTTCCTCTAACTGGAAGTGGAGAACCATAAGTCCTTCGTTGTACAGATCCTACTTTATCGGTTGCACTCACCCAATTTCCCTTCCTTCTACTGGAAAAATCAGACTTCTCAAATGGGTTTTCAAGCTGAGCTCCCTTTTTCCATTTATCAGCATACAGATTCTGTGGAGACTGTGCACTGCTTAATCCAAGACTCATGCATTTTGAACTTTCTTCGTCAGGTTGAGAGAAATTATCCTTATTCTCAAACTGGTTTTGACAATAAGGTCTTCTATTTGGTTTCTCCAAGAGCATggtttcttcttgttgtcttccTGCCCGCCTTCTAGAGGCAACCAAGCCAGAAAGATGGTCGTTCTCCTCATTAATACAGCTATTAACTTCTATCGAGTTTCTAGAAACCAGAGATCTCAAATGCCTTCTCATTTCCTCATGACCTTCCTGTTCATTTGGGTCAATGACTGAATTTGCCTCTAGTTCAGTTAGTATCTGAGAAGCACGTTCAAAAGACTTGACATAGGAATCAACCATCCTTCCATTTTGAGATGAAACTTGTATGGCATAAAGCATTGCTTTagcttcttttattttgttcatgTACATCAAGCAGATTGCTAGATTGCATTCCTTATTCCTATCTGGATCCAGAGCTAGTGCTTGCCTGCATCAAAATCTCTTTGGTGAAACTAATGCTCCCTTTTTCTTGGAAATATATTTGAAGCAAATATATGTTGAAGTGAAAAAACTTACTTATAAAGTTCTCCAGCAGTTTTATAATTACCTTGCTGCAAGTAAGCCCAGGCTAAATTGCCTAGTAACCTGCACTAAGAGGAGGAAATCAGATAAACATGAACTAAAAAGAACCAAAGAGAGGAAAGTATATCTGATGTTCACCTTGATTTCTCTTGCTCAATACTAATTTGAATCTTCTTCCCTTGAGATCTTGCTATCTTTGTCCTTTTCCCACCAAAAGCTGAGCCTTCATCAATGTTTTTCAATTTGTATTGAAGCATTTCAATCTGCTCATCTAACCTACCAGACCTCTGCAAACGATGCAAATGAACATACAAATATATGCATTAGTTCCCAAAGTTGATCAAATGAAAACCATTATCGGGATGATTCTTGCACATTAAGGGTTGTCGCTAATTTCCTCCAAGAGAAACCGACAGCCATCAATacgttttcatttttatcataaagACATTATCTTCTAAGCGTAAAGTTAAACTCATCATCTCTTATGCTGTTCATTCTCCACTGCCTTCATAGACTGCAGTACAAAATTATAGCTTTAGTTCTACCCAGctatttgtttcaaaaatttcagcTGACAATCTTTCTCATCAAGGCCTTCGCCCATCTTTATTTACTTGAAAATTCATGCCTTCACTAAGCCCCTTTCTACAAAGTTAGGCACATTTTACCTAAAATCTTGAACTAATTGAGAACGATGGATATGCATATCCGCCTAAAACAGTTGACTTTACCAAGACCACAAGCTACAACATTACTGACTAAGCAAAATAGAAAGTTGCAGAAAAGAGCAAGTGAAATATAATTTGTAGTTTCAAAGAAACTGTGGTTAACCTTGTATAGTTCAACCAGTACGTTGTCAAGAGATTCCTGAGATTCTTGGGGGCAGAGGTGGCGAAAGGATTTAATTGCTTCTATTGCCTCGTCAGAACGATTAAGTTGTTTCATCACAACTGCCATGTCTTTCAAGGCACTATCAACTCGGTCCCCGGAATTTATTGCTGCCCAGAACAGGGAGATGGCCCTGTTTGGATCCTTGTCTATCAACTACAGTTCAAGAATTCAAGATTCAAACCACAAACATAAGCAGAAACATAATTAGAAATGATAGACCAGATCAATTTGACAAAAGagtgaagaaaaacaaaaatctaaattattgaATCTGAGACTTCCTTTTCAACTGCTTGGAGACCTGAGAAAGAAAAAGGCTCTGCTCAACTGAGACTTGGAACCAATGTTAAACCCAAGcctcatttcttttcctcaattttctGAGTACCCAAACAGGGGTCATGAAAAAC is from Vitis riparia cultivar Riparia Gloire de Montpellier isolate 1030 chromosome 10, EGFV_Vit.rip_1.0, whole genome shotgun sequence and encodes:
- the LOC117923395 gene encoding uncharacterized protein LOC117923395, whose translation is MWSHNNNFPAKGFSTPPPTWKSKASFSPAAPVSEKTRSMANKDDLFHVVHKVPAGDSPYVRAKQVQLIDKDPNRAISLFWAAINSGDRVDSALKDMAVVMKQLNRSDEAIEAIKSFRHLCPQESQESLDNVLVELYKRSGRLDEQIEMLQYKLKNIDEGSAFGGKRTKIARSQGKKIQISIEQEKSRLLGNLAWAYLQQGNYKTAGELYKQALALDPDRNKECNLAICLMYMNKIKEAKAMLYAIQVSSQNGRMVDSYVKSFERASQILTELEANSVIDPNEQEGHEEMRRHLRSLVSRNSIEVNSCINEENDHLSGLVASRRRAGRQQEETMLLEKPNRRPYCQNQFENKDNFSQPDEESSKCMSLGLSSAQSPQNLYADKWKKGAQLENPFEKSDFSSRRKGNWVSATDKVGSVQRRTYGSPLPVRGNSKFPSTEQRRGPCLLSKADQRKSTWGENTADSPGRKLSFEDPIAKEAGAMAPQNPDGRLQASSNAKLKIALQTSEKSLPSPGGSWGGITRVESEVVTEPISYSTLNGYWKWNSWGSDEYSQLKNEAVIESKSQPVANGNRERNYWGNVELKKFQMNDNNSSPSMQQISPIARAATPITFNDGQPVADGDKQRNYWENVEQKKFPVKESNLSPSMQSRSPAAFSKAVAPASFNDGQPTADGDSKRYYWENGEKNNFAMKGSNSSPSMQLKSPTALDKAIAPATITDGECWEQSSDIHVMRDMRLRYSFDGKCFRENSGKLMSLQQVEGNPQLPIQDSSTSKNKMSWADMVEEEEQELLVGRTVFLESKLDYCYQKPSFSFQTPNKWYDGWSHGEDFNDENLNSNIFHQTPPSVHEIDNVSYKLEAFDLKDGYNTPGSDVSSRNNPTARRSLCFDQQQKPDPAEHCRPSPLPKKALNFEGYKFVPANDTMSTSGSTIRPKRRNRLQVFRDITLHTESPRT